A region of Culicoides brevitarsis isolate CSIRO-B50_1 chromosome 1, AGI_CSIRO_Cbre_v1, whole genome shotgun sequence DNA encodes the following proteins:
- the LOC134827212 gene encoding lachesin-like: MARKQIATMDRIILCSLLSLMLIVKGTETSPSSSSRYQDNYIEEDKYTPGFLTLGQKYSIAIGSTVILPCKINETDKPEDYVLAWKKDIAILTAGPVKVNMNPRYRLMPSTASPGTVGASHGYNLEIKDVRTSDAGEYVCQLGTIVPREIVHTLEVMVPPKIDFVSPPSRLDASKNSAIRLECRASGNPQPKIIWTRKNNVMPNGEANVTGNVLEIMHATRHTAGHYRCTADNRVGQTDTREIFVNVLYAPEIEVERGFVHTGVGFEAQLTCVVHAEPQPHVIWYKDTTQLGTTEQHSQQNRGNKYSLIIRNVTHSDLGNYTCQASNSLGRDRGYLTLSGIPSICFFDSPTVGHYRDQYNITWTVQSYSPIREYRLFYRKQYTKTAMYHDKENLIFAGNKYNYGLGIENQWENVVIPEVYDEQGLRYRSYAGYEHVQNTRHRRSFLIKGLVPSTNYEARLQARNDHGWNKLSSIFHFTTASEDVEPSAQPAVGHGLLDKEFFSSSNQLESTLLPLLLSTVSTLLVAFVLSRS, encoded by the exons GCACCGAAACATCACCCAGTAGCAGTAGTAGATACCAAGACAATTATATTGAGGAAGACAAATACACGCCGGGATTTTTAACGCTGGGACAAAAGTACAGCATCGCAATTGGGTCAACTGTCATCTTACCctgcaaaattaatgaaactg acaaACCGGAAGATTATGTGCTCGCCTGGAAGAAAGACATTGCCATTCTCACAGCGGGTCCCGTAAAAGTCAACATGAATCCCCGTTATCGGCTCATGCCGTCGACAGCGAGTCCCGGCACTGTGGGCGCGTCGCATGGCTACAACTTGGAGATCAAGGACGTTCGGACCTCGGATGCCGGCGAATATGTGTGTCAGCTGGGAACAATTGTGCCGCGTGAAATTGTGCATACGCTCGAAGTGATGGTGCcaccaaaaattgattttgtgtcGCCGCCAAGTCGTTTAGATGCTTCGAAGAACTCGGCGATCCGGTTGGAATGTCGCGCTTCGGGAAATCCGCAACCGAAGATAATTTGGACGCGTAAAAATAACGTAATGCCAAACGGTGAAGCGAATGTCACGGGAAATGTACTCGAAATTATGCATGCGACACGACACACTGCCGGACATTATCGGTGCACAGCTGACAATCGGGTTGGGCAAACAGACACGcgcgaaatttttgtcaatgttTTGT atGCACCCGAAATCGAAGTAGAACGAGGATTCGTACACACTGGAGTCGGATTTGAGGCACAACTGACTTGTGTAGTTCATGCCGAACCACAACCGCATGTAATCTGGTACAAAGACACTACACAGCTCGGCACGACGGAACAACATTCCCAACAG AATCGTGGCAACAAATACAGCTTAATCATTCGTAATGTTACGCATTCCGATCTCGGTAACTACACATGTCAAGCGTCAAACAGTTTGGGACGGGATCGTGGTTACTTGACCTTGAGTGGCATTCCTTCGATTTGTTTCTTTGACTCG CCCACTGTAGGTCACTATCGTGATCAATACAACATCACATGGACCGTTCAAAGCTATTCACCGATCCGGGAGTATCGTTTATTCTATAGAAAACAATATACAAAGACCGCAATGTACCACGACAAAGAAAATCTAATATTTGCTGGAAATAAATACAACTACGGTCTTGGCATTGAAAACCAATGGGAAAATGTCGTAATTCCTGAAGTGTATGACGAACAAGGATTACGTTATCGGAGCTATGCGGGATATGAACACGTTCAAAACACACGACACCGCAGAAGCTTCTTGATTAAAGGATTGGTGCCAAGCACAAACTACGAAGCACGATTACAAGCCCGAAATGACCATGGATGGAACAAATTGTCAAGCATTTTCCATTTCACCACAGCTTCAGAAg aCGTTGAACCCTCTGCTCAACCCGCCGTCGGGCACGGATTACTCGATAAGGAATTCTTCAGTAGCTCAAATCAATTAGAAAGCACATTGCTCCCACTTTTACTGTCAACTGTCTCAACATTACTCGTGGCTTTTGTACTGTCACGCAGCTAA